The Flammeovirga yaeyamensis genome segment TTTCAGCTCTCTCCTCCGCTAATTTTATAAACTCTTCTTTTATATCTTCAAAATTATTTAACTGCTCTTGAATATTATGTTTTCTTTGTTCCAAAGGCATATCTCCTTGAGGAACTGCATCCAATAATAGCTTCTTTACTTCATTATAAGACAATGTCTTTTTAGAAACTGAAGGATCTAAACCTTCATACCCCCAAAGGAATAATTCTTCTGCGATTAATTCATTTCTTCTACTTTTTTCACGAATTACATTTCGCACTCTAAACTGAATTAAAACCGTCAATTGTTTTACAGAAGTTGTACGTATAGAGGCTACTCTTGCTACTTTTTCTAATGTAGTTTGCTTTTCAAAAGCAGCATTCATTACCATCTGACATAATTGTTCTACAAAACGATGGTTCCTTCCTATATAAATTTGTGCTCTTGGAGTAGGAGAAACAAAAGACATAGGAATCTGTTGTAGATCACTTGGGAAGAAGACTTTTAATTTGATTGGTAAAGTATCTGCTACAATGGTATAATGATCATCTTGTTTATGAGTAATTGTACCAAAATGTTTTAGTGCGGAAATGACAAAGTTTTCTACAGATTGCACATCACCAATGGCTTCATCTACCTCTTTTAAAAGTGTTTCTATTTCAGATAGTTTTACTCTTTCATGAGCAAAGATTGACCTTAGTTTCTCCGCTTTACTCTTAATCTGACTAATCTCATTAGAGAATTTTTGTTCAAGGGCTTTACCGTTAACCGTTAAATCTAAACTCAACTGTTTCCCTTGATTTACATTTGTCTCTTCTAAAACCTCTTTTAAGATTTCATCCATTATTGAAAGGTTCTCTTCACCAAGAGAAACAGACACCCCTGTTGTACGCTGTATGTCTCTTACTTTCTTTAAAAGTACTGTCAAAACAATCTTATCCATAGGGTTATCAGAACCCCATAAAACATAAGATTTTACTTCTTCTTTCGTTTGCCCAAATCTATCTACACGACCATCCCTTTGTTCTAAGCGGTTAGGATTCCAAGGTAAGTCATAATGTAAAACAGCATCAAAATGATCTTGTAAGTTAATCCCTTCAGAGAGACAATCTGTAGCAATTAGTACTTTCTTTTTAGCCTTCCCGATAATATCAATTCTTTCTTTTCTTTGCTCATCAGAAAGCTCGGAAGTAACCGCTTCTAGGTGTACATTAGAAGGGAGTAACGGAGCTAAAGCTTCTTGTAAATATTTAGCCGTTGAAATGTATCTACAAAAGATGATTGGCGAATACTTCTGTTTTAACCATCCTTTTACCAAATCACCTGTTTTGATAACCTTTTTATCCCCACCTTTTTTCTTTACATCAATCAATAAGTCATGAATTTTAGACATGGTATTCATTTCCTTTGATGAAAACTCTAAACCGTCTAAAGATTCAATATTATCAGAATTAGCACTTAACTTTTGTCCTATTGTCTCCTCTTCTTCAATCTCTATAATGGCTTTTTTCTTCTTCATTCTATTTCTCACCATCTCAATTCCTGCATCAGGACTTGACATAATTCCTCTCAGTAATGATAAAGCAGCCCAATATTGATTTCTTTTTCCATTAGTTGTTGTCAACTGTTTAGCCAATGCCCTAGTTAACATATACACCTCTTGATAAGATGGAGAAAGTTCATAATCTAGTTCTTTACTATCTCTTTTTGGAAAAGGGAATTTTTCTTTATCCTTTAACCACCTTTCAATATTCTCTCTCTTTCTCTGAATAAAGTATTTTGAAATTAATTCTCTCTGCTTTGGTGTTGCATTCTCCAGATCCACTTTTGCAAGGTCTGGATTAAGCAAACCTAATAAAGCTGAAAACTCATCATTTTTACCAGAATGGGGTGTTGCAGTAAGTAATAAAAGATGTCTATCGAGTTTCTTAGATATATCGTTTAGTAAATGATAACGTAACTGTTGGGTATTTAATGTTGCTCCAGAAGGTAATGTACATGTATGTGCTTCATCAACAATCACAAAGTCAGGACAATCGTTTAGAAATTGTCTTCTTCTTCTTTCTGACTTAATATAATCTATAGATATTACTTGGTAAGGCAATGCTGCAAATACAGATTGATCAGTAGATATTTTACGATCAATAGCTGATGCTGTACTTGAACGAATAATATCAGCATCAATATCTAATTTATCCTTAAGCTCCTTTTTCCATTGTTCACAAAGATGCGGTGGACATATCACTGCAAATCGAGAGACATCTCCTCTTTCAATTCTTTCTCTAAGAATCATTAATGCCTCCACTGTCTTACCAATACCAACATCATCAGCAATTAATAACCTTGTAATTTGTTGTTTCAAAGCCATCACCAAAGGAACTACCTGATATGACCTTGGTCTAAATGATAGTTTACCCATACAACGGAAAGGACCTCCAGCATTTCTAAAGGATAACCTTGTTGCATGGAATAAAAGTTGAGCCGTTTCAAAGTTATCTATATCTTCAATTGTAGGTTCTTGAAAGTGTGCTTCTTTGAAGCCTCCTTCAATTTTTAACAGCGGTTTATATACTGCTGTTATTTCCTCTTCAGATCCTCCGAGTGGCTTTAACAAAAATATATCTTCATTCTCCTGAGGTAGAATTACCCATGTTCTACCTCTGAATTTGATTAGATTACCTGGTAAATTTTTAGTGGACATAATAAGATGCCTTTTATAATTTCTTTTATCTGTCAACTACTTAAAAGCAGTTGACGTTATTTTTTTAATGATGGAAATACGTAAGAATACTTTTTAACAAAGTCTTCTAATTTCTCTTTATAATTCCATTCGATAACAGTGAAACCATTATTCTGTAAAAGCTGACGCTTCTTTTTATCTTCTTCTTTTACACTTTCTTTATCATGTACACTACCATCAACAAAAATTAAATAAGGATGATCATCAATTTGAGAGACAAAATCGACACTAACATAAAAGTCTTCCATATTAAACTGAGCCTTATCTGGTAACCTCAAATTATTCAAAAATAAATAATCAATGAGCTTTTTCTCCATATAAGAATTCTTGTCATATGCCTCCAGCAGCTCCTTATGCCTATCTTCTTGTAAAGAATGTTCACTACTAGCCAAGTTACCATCCATCAACATCTCAAGTGGTTGTTTAACGGATTGTCTACTTAGGTTTTTATGATTCATCTGATTATAATATGAGAGTAGATCGTCATAAGTCGCATCCTCTCGTTTCTTTCCTGATTCAGAAGGTATTTCTTCTCTTGTTGTAATATCAAAGAAGCATGAAGTGTAGGCTTCTTCTATCACTTTATTTAGAATTGAAGGATCTTTTATTATTTGATGTAATACTCCTAAACTACCTTCAGAAGCCTCATATATTAAAATATTAGGTCTACTCTTATCACCCATTGTCCAAACACCAATCTCTCCTTCCTCTACAGAAAAAACTTTTTGTATCCCTCTTTCTAATGCAGTCATCAATGAAATAACAGTAACCTCATGATCAAATCCATCAGAAATCAATTCCCCTAATGGTTGAATATAGATAATGTCAGAAGTATCGGTTGTAAAAGGGGTCACTCGCTCTACTGTTCCTTCTTCCGCTTTTTCTGCTTGCCCCTTATTTTTCCAAATTCCATCTTTATTACCAATGATAAATCCAGGCTCCTTAGTTTCGTTAGATGTTCTCCATCTATTGTTTACACTAATTAATTTAGCAGCTGGTGCATAAGTAAATTGGGCTATATTTTCTCCACCTCTTTGATAATAAATTATCTTATTGCCTTTGCTATTATCCCAACTGAAAAAGTGCTCAATTTGATAACCTAATCGCTGACGTTCTTCCTCGAAACTTGTAATTTTTTCAATTGGTGTTGTAGCTGAATTATCCATGCTAATTAATCTAGCATTTACATCATCTAATTTTTTATTAGTGATGGGATCATTATCAACTCCTTTACCCGATTCATCTAAAAAGCCAAAACCTGTTGTCGTAGAAAATCTTATTTTATGTTTTTCAATTTCAGATTTAGGTAACTCCAATCTGTTTACTTTGTATTTATTCCCTCTATGGTAGATCATACTTTGTGGCCCGAACTCTTGTAAAGCAATCATTCTAGGTCTTGAGATATATTCCCCTTCTTCATTTGCTTTATTCCCTCCTACATATGCTCTGAGAGGTAATCTTGTAAAATTATACCCAGGTAAGAAGCCTTCTGCAGCTAAATACCTGTATAAGGTAAATTCATTTTCACCTTTATTATATGAAGATCCTAATAATTGATTCCTTTGTTTCTCTCCTAGGTTCTGATTCCTTTTAGCATCTTTATATTCTTGACTATTATCCTTTATAGTATGATCATCAATTATATTTCTTGCCTTGTCTACCAATATTTGAGCTGCATGATACATTGCTCTCCATCTATCAAAGGAATAATTAAATGAAGTTGCAAACTGATTTACTTTCTCCTCTACCCAATCTTCTCTATACCAATTTGCTATTTGGCTATTTTTAAGATCTAATTCTTCTAATATCTTTTCAAAATCCTTCTTAACAGTAACTATATTATTTTCAATATAAGCTTTTACATTCT includes the following:
- a CDS encoding helicase-related protein; translated protein: MSTKNLPGNLIKFRGRTWVILPQENEDIFLLKPLGGSEEEITAVYKPLLKIEGGFKEAHFQEPTIEDIDNFETAQLLFHATRLSFRNAGGPFRCMGKLSFRPRSYQVVPLVMALKQQITRLLIADDVGIGKTVEALMILRERIERGDVSRFAVICPPHLCEQWKKELKDKLDIDADIIRSSTASAIDRKISTDQSVFAALPYQVISIDYIKSERRRRQFLNDCPDFVIVDEAHTCTLPSGATLNTQQLRYHLLNDISKKLDRHLLLLTATPHSGKNDEFSALLGLLNPDLAKVDLENATPKQRELISKYFIQRKRENIERWLKDKEKFPFPKRDSKELDYELSPSYQEVYMLTRALAKQLTTTNGKRNQYWAALSLLRGIMSSPDAGIEMVRNRMKKKKAIIEIEEEETIGQKLSANSDNIESLDGLEFSSKEMNTMSKIHDLLIDVKKKGGDKKVIKTGDLVKGWLKQKYSPIIFCRYISTAKYLQEALAPLLPSNVHLEAVTSELSDEQRKERIDIIGKAKKKVLIATDCLSEGINLQDHFDAVLHYDLPWNPNRLEQRDGRVDRFGQTKEEVKSYVLWGSDNPMDKIVLTVLLKKVRDIQRTTGVSVSLGEENLSIMDEILKEVLEETNVNQGKQLSLDLTVNGKALEQKFSNEISQIKSKAEKLRSIFAHERVKLSEIETLLKEVDEAIGDVQSVENFVISALKHFGTITHKQDDHYTIVADTLPIKLKVFFPSDLQQIPMSFVSPTPRAQIYIGRNHRFVEQLCQMVMNAAFEKQTTLEKVARVASIRTTSVKQLTVLIQFRVRNVIREKSRRNELIAEELFLWGYEGLDPSVSKKTLSYNEVKKLLLDAVPQGDMPLEQRKHNIQEQLNNFEDIKEEFIKLAEERAENLVGAQSSYKTLVGGSDFKAVYPVLPPEVIGVYVLLPVAKKLF